CGACTACGGGCTGAAGAAGGAGGAGTTCCAGACCCAGTTCGACCTGCCGAGCGCGGTGGAGAACAAGTTCGGGGCCGGGTCGGTCTACAAGGTGTTCACCGCGGCGGCGGCGCTCGACAAGGGCATGGGCATCGAGACCGTGATCGAGACGCCCAACAGCCACGTGTCGCGGGTGTTCCGGGGCGGCGCGCCGTCCTGCCCGTCGACCGGCGAGCAGGCCACGTACTGGTACTGCCTGTCCAACCACGACAGCTCCTACCCGCCGCGGATGACGCTGAAGCAGGCGCTCGCGACCTCGCCCAACACGGGGTTCGTGATCCTGGAGGAGAAGGTCGGCCTGGCCGCGGTGATCGACATGGCGCGGCGGCTGGGGATGCGCGAGACGCTGTCGACGAACATCGCGGGCGTGCTGCCGAACCCGCAGGCGGAGCGGCAGGACCTGCGCGTCTCGCAGGCGGAGTTCTACGAGTCGGCGGGCAACGCCTCGTTCACGCTGGGCCCCGCGCCGACGAACACCCTGGAGCTGGCGAACGTCGCCGCCACCATCGCCTCCGGCGGCCGGTGGTGCCGGCCGACGCCGATCCTGCGGGTCACCGACCGGTACGGCCGGGACGTGCCGGTGACCGAGCCGCCGTGCGAGCAGGCCGTCCCGGAGGCGCTGGCGAACGCCCTGGCCGTGGGCCTGTCGGAGGACGACCAGGAGCGCGGCACGGCCGCCGCGGCGGCGAAGCACTACAACTGGACCAGGCCGGCGCTGGGCAAGACCGGCACGACCGAGGAGTACAAGTCGGCGGCGTTCATCGGCGCGACCCCTGACTTCGCGGGCGCCGTGCAGGTCTTCAACGACGGCGTCACGCCGCGCGGCATCTGCGTCGAGGGCGGCCCGCCCCGGCTGTGCGCGGAGGGCGACATCTACGGCGGCACGCTGCCCGCGCGCACCTGGTTCGACTTCATGACCAAGGCGCACGAGGGCCTGCCGGAGAAGCCCCTGCCGCCGGTGGAGCCCCGCTACCTGCGCCCCTGAGCCGCCGCGTCGGCCGCACCCCCTGGCGGGGGCGTGGGACGATCCGGTAGGACTGCGACCGACACAGTTGGTACAGACCACCGGAGGCGACCGCATGACGACCGAGACGGTGACCGGGTCGGACTACGGGGACGTCGTGCGCGCCCACCTGACCAGGGTGGAGCAGCAGAACGCGGCGGCCCTGGACGACGTGGCCGAGCTGGTGCTGGCCAGCGTGCGGGCGGACGGCATGGTGCTGGCGGCGGGCGCGGGCCACTCGCTGGCCGCGGTGGCCGAGACGTTCTACCGGGCGGGCGGGCTGGCGTGCGTGCGCCCCGTCTACCACCCGGAGCTGCTGCCGATGCACGGCGCGGTGAGCAGCACGTCCGCCGAGCGCCGCTCGGGCCTGGCCGCCGAGGTGCTGCGCGAGACGCGGCCGGCCGCGCACGACGTGCTGTTCGTGTTCTCCACCTCCGGCGTGAACCCCTACCCGGTGGAGCTGGCCGGGCTGGCCGCGGACGCCGGGTGCCCGGTGGTGGCGGTGACATCGGTCGCGGCGAGCGCGCTGGCGCCCCGCCGGGCGGGCACGACGCTGGCCGAGACCGCGACCGTCGTGCTGGACAACATGGTGCCGCCCGGTGACGCCACCTACCCGCCCGCGAACCCGGTGACGGCGGCGGTGTCGACGCTGGCCACCACGTTCCTGTGGAACCTGGTCATGGTGCGGCTGTTCGACAAGGCCGGCGAGGCCGGCGTGAGCCTGCCGCTGTGGCGCAGCGCCAACGTCGAGGGCGGCGACCAGGCCAACGCCGACCTGCTGCGCAAGTACCAGACCAGGGTGCCGCAGCTGGGGTGAACGTCCGCCGGATCTTCGCGAATCCTCCACACGAACCGGTTAATCTCCGGCGGGACAGGGGGTCGACATGAAGACGGGGACGAAGCGCTGGGTGCTGGCGGGCGGGGGCACGGCTGCGGTCGCGGTGGTCGCGGTGGGCGCGCTGCTGGTGTGGTCGGGCGGCGAACCCGCGGCCGGACCCGCGCGGGGGACGGCGGGACGACCGGAACGGGTGGGCCCGGCAGAGGTCGCGCGGCAGTTCATGACCGCCGTGGCCACCGGTCAGGCGGCGCAGGCGGCGGCGCTCACCGACGCGGCCGACGCGGCGGGCGCGGCCATCACGAGGACGAAGCAGGGCATGCCGGGCATCGGGTTCCACGCCCGCCTCGCCCCGGAGCCCGCCGTGCCCGCCGGCGGGACCGGCACCTCGATCGACGCCGACGTGACGTGGACGCTGCCCGGCGGCGCCCCGCTCGCCTACCGCACGACGGTGGACCTGCGGCTGGTCGACGACACGTGGCGCGTCGCGTGGTCGCCGACCCTGCTGCACCCGCGGCTGGCCGAGGGGCAGAGCCTCGCCTACGGCGCGCTCCCGGGTGACGGGGCGCTGCTCGACCGCACCGGCGCACCGGTCGCCGAGGGCTTCGCGCCGGTCGTCATGGGGTCGGTGCGCCGGGCCGTCGGCCCGCTGACCGGCACCCCCGGCTGGCGGGTCACCGCCGTCGACGCCGCGGGTACCGCCGCCGCCGTGCTGCACGAGCAGCAACCGCAGGTCGCCCCGTCGGTGACGGTGACGCCCGACCCGGCGACGCAGGCCGCCGCGCAGGCCGCCGTCGACGGCGTCGGGCAGGCGGCCGTGCTGCTCGCGGTCCAGCCGTCGACCGGCGAGCTGCTGGCCGTGGCGCAGAACGCGGTCGCCGACGGTCAAGGACCCATCGCGCTGCAGAACTTCTTCGAGCCGGGATCGACGTTCAAGGTGGTCACCGCGACCGCGGCGCTGACCGCCGGCACCGCGAACGCCGACACGCCGCTGGACTGCCCCGGCGCGGCGACCATCGGCACCCGGCGCATCACCAACGAGGACTCGTTCGAGCTGGGCACCGTGCCGATGCGCCGGGCGTTCGCCGCGTCGTGCAACACCAGCTTCGGCAAGCTCGCGGCCGACCTGCCCGCCGATGCGCTGCCCACCGCCGCCTCCTACTTCGGGCTGATGTCGGACTTCAGCGTCGCGGGCATCACCACGAACACCGGCAAGGTCCCCGCCGCCGGGTCGACGGCCGCGCGGGTCGAGGCGGGCATCGGCCAGGGCGAGGTGCTGACCACGCCGTTCGGCATGGCGCTGGCCGCGGCGACCGTCGCGCAGGGCCGCACGCCGGTGCCGCGACTGCTGCGCGACACCCCCACCGAGGGGCAGCAGCCGCCCGCCCTGCCCGGCGGGGTGGTCACCGCGCTGCGGTCGATGATGGCCGAGGTCGTCACCGGCGGCACCGCGCGGGAGCTGGCCGGGTTCGCCGGGGTGCGCGGCAAGACCGGCACCGCCCAGTTCGGCGACGGCACGAGGTCGCACGGCTGGTTCATGGGCTACCGCGGCGACGTGGCGTTCTCCGTGCTGGTGGTGGACGGCGGGTCGTCGAAGGTGGCGGTCGGCGCGACGGCGGCGTTCCTGGGCGGCCTCTGAGCCGGCCCCGGAAGCAGCCCCGGAGCCGGCTCCGGGGCTGCTTCGGGGGCGTCGGGCTCGTCGAACTGGGTGCGGTACAGCTCGGCGTAGCGGCCGCCGGCGGCGAGCAACCCTGCGTGCGTGCCGCGCTCGACGACCCGACCGGCCTCGACGACGAGGATCTGGTCGGCGGCGCGGACCGTGGACAGGCGGTGCGCGATCACCAGGGCGGTCCGGCCGCGCAGCGCCTCGGTGAGCGCGGCCTGGACGGCGGCCTCCGACTCCGAGTCCAGGTGCGCGGTCGCCTCGTCCAGGATCACCACGCGAGGGCGGGCCAGCAGGAGGCGGGCGATCGTGAGGCGCTGGCGCTCGCCGCCGGACAGTCGGTAGCCGCGTTCGCCGACGACCGTGTCGAGGCCGTCGGGCAGCGAGTCCACGAGGGTGTCGAGGCGGGCCCGGCGCAGCGCGTCGCGCAGCTCGTCGTCGGTGGCGTCGGGGCGCGGGTAGCGGAGGTTGGCGCGGATCGTGTCGTGGAAGAGGTGCCCGTCCTGGGTGACGACGCCGACCGCGCCCCGGACGCTGTCCGACGCGAGCTCCCGCACGTCGACACCGGACAGCCGGATCGCGCCGGAGTCGACGTCGTAGAGGCGCGGGACGAGCGAGGCGATCGTGGACTTGCCCGCGCCCGACGAGCCGACGAGCGCGACGAGCTGCCCGGGGTCGACGGTGAAGCTGATGCCGTGCAGCACCTCCTCGCCACCACGCGCGTCCAGTGTGGACACGTCTTCGAGGGAGGCGAGGGACACCTTGTCGGCCGACGGGTAGGCGAAGCGCACGTCGTCGAACTCCACCCGCACCGGCCCGTCCGGCAGGTCGGCCGCCCCCGGCCGGTCCTTGATCATCGGGTCGAGGTCGAGGACCTCGAAGACCCGCTCGAACGACACCAGCGCGGTCATGACGTCCACGCGCGCGTTGGCGAGGGCGGTGAGCGGCGTGTACAGCCGGGTCAGCAGCAGCGCGAGCGACACGACCGTGCCCGCCGCCAGGTGGCCGGTGAGGGCGAGGTAGCCGCCGAGGCCGTAGACCAGGGCCTGGGCGAGGGCCGAGACGAGGGTCAGGCCGGTGAGGAACCAGCGGGTGGCCATCGCGGTCCGCACGCCGATGTCCCGGACGCGCTCCGCGCGGTCGGCGAACTCGCGCAGTTCGGCGCCCGGCCGGCCGAACAGCTTGACCAGCGTCGCGCCCGGCGCGGAGAAGCGCTCCGTCATCTGCGTGGTCATGCCCGCGTTCAGGGTCGCAGCCTCCCGCTGGAGGTCGGCCATCCGCGTGCCCATCCGCCGGGCGGGGAGGACGAAGACCGGCAGGAGGAGCAGCGCCAGCGCCGTGACTTGCCACGAAAGAGTGAACATCACACCCAGCGACAGCCCCAGTTGGATGACATTGGTGACGACACCCGACAACGTCGACGTGAACGCCCGCTGGGCGCCGATCACGTCGTTGTTCAACCGGCTGACCAGCGCCCCGGTCCGCGTGCGGGTGAAGAAGGCGACCGGCATCCGCTGCACGTGCTCGAACACGGCCCGCCGCAGGTCGAAGATCAACCCCTCCCCGATGCGCGCCGACTGCCACCGCTCGACCAGCCCGAGCCCCGCGTCGACCACCGCGATGAGCGCGATCACCACCGCAAGCCACACGACCACGGACACGTCACGGCCACCGACGACGGCGTCCACCACCTGCCCGGCCAGCACCGGGGTGCTCACCGCCAGCACCGCGGAGACGACCGTGAGCAGCAGGAACAGCGTCAACCGCCGCCGGTGGGGCCGGGCGAACCCCCACACCCGCCACACCGTGTCCCGCCGCACGCCGCGAGGTGCTTCCGACGCCCGCATGGCGCTGCGCATCAATCCCCAGGAACCGTCCACGTCAGACAGGAACGCCCTGGGGCCCCCACCGCTTCCCGCCGGCCCGCTTCCCGGCCGCGGGCCGGCATCCGCGCCGGGCCACCTCGCCTCGGCGCACTCCCCCGGACACCGCCGGCGCTGCCCGGAACAGCGGTGGTCCGGTGGGTGGGACGGCGTGGGTGGTGATGGGCCGTGGTCGTTTCGGCGTCGATTCTCTCAACCGATGACCGGGACCCCCGGTTACGTACATGTCCGGGCCGATGATCACCCGATCGTGCTGGCCGGTCGGCCGTGACCTGGAGTTATCGACCGCCGGCCAGGGCGGCCAGTTCGGCCAGGCGGCGGAGTTGGGCCGTGCGCTCGGCGGCCAACTGCTCCTCTTCCGCGGCGCCGTCGGCGGCCGACGCCAGGAGGGCCAGGGTTTCGGTGACTGCTCCCGGCAGGGGGCGGAGGACGGCGGCGGCCAGGGTGTCCACCGCTTCGTCCAGGTCCTCGCGCGGGACCACCGTGTTCGCCAGGCCGATGCGGTGGGCTTCCTCGGCGCCGACCCGGCGTCCGGTCAGGCAGATGTCCGCCGCGCGGGAGTAGCCGACCAGGCGCACCAGGGGCTGGGTGCCGCCGAGGTCCGGGACCAGGCCCAGCCCGGTTTCGGCCATGCAGAACTGCACGTCGTCCGCGGCCACGCGGAAGTCGCACGCCAGGGCGAGCTGGAAGCCCGCGCCGATGGCGTGCCCGTGCACCGCGGCGATCGTCACCCTCGACGGGTCGCGCAGCCAGGAGAAGCCGCGCTGGAACTCGGCGATCAGGGCAGCACCCTCTTCCGGACCCCGGCGGGTGATCTCCGCGAGGCCCGGTTCGCCGTCGACCGGCTCACCGGTGAACATGCGCCGGTCCAGACCCGCGGAGAAGGCGCGACCGGAACCCCGGACGACCACGAGGCGGACGTCCGGGCCCAGCTGCTCCCCGATCGTCCGCAACGCCACCCACGTGGACGGCGTCTGTGCGTTGAGCACGTCGGGACGGTCGAGCGTGATCGTCGCGCGCGCCCCGTCCACGACGAGCCGCACGCCTCCGCGTTCCAGCAGGTCGGCGTCGATGGCGGTCGGTGCCGACATGGGTGGACCTCCGGGTTTCGTCAGGCGCCGTCTCTCCTCGACGCCGTGGGGTTACCGGAGGGTAGCTTACTTCTTCTTCGTGCGGGTGGCGCCACCGCGACCGCGCAGCTGCACACCGGATTCGCTGAGCACCCGGTGCACGAAGCCGTAGGAGCGCCCGGTGGACTCGGCCAACGCCCGGATGCTCGCGCCCTTTTCGTACTTCTTCTTCAGGTCAGCGGCCAGCTTGTCCCGCGTGGCGCCGGTGATCCGGGCGCCCTTCTTCAGGTCAGCCACCTTGTCCCGCCTTCCGTAGACAGCAGGTCGGGCCTTCGTAAGCCCCTGTCGTCGCAATGATCGAACACGACGAGCAAGAACGCCAGGTGATCAAGCGAAATGATCGGCGAGCGGTCGTGGGGTGACACACAGCCGATCAACGCTCACTTTGAGGTGTAAAACGCGAAAACCCTTGGCTCAAGCCAATTGCACGAGCTCCAGGTACTCGGCGGACCAGTGGTCCTCCGTGCCGTCGGGGAGAAGGATCACCCGCTCGGGCTCAAGCGCTTCGACGGCCCCCGGGTCGTGGGTGACGAGCACGACGGCGCCCTCGTAGCGGCGCAGCGCGTCGAGCACCTGCTCACGACTGGCCGGGTCGAGGTTGTTCGTCGGCTCGTCGAGCAGCAGCACGTTCGCCGCGCCGGAGACCAGGCCGGCGAGCGCCAACCGGGTCTTCTCACCACCGGACAGGGTGCCCGCGGGCTGGTCCAGCTGCTCGCCGCT
This region of Saccharothrix longispora genomic DNA includes:
- a CDS encoding penicillin-binding transpeptidase domain-containing protein is translated as MKTGTKRWVLAGGGTAAVAVVAVGALLVWSGGEPAAGPARGTAGRPERVGPAEVARQFMTAVATGQAAQAAALTDAADAAGAAITRTKQGMPGIGFHARLAPEPAVPAGGTGTSIDADVTWTLPGGAPLAYRTTVDLRLVDDTWRVAWSPTLLHPRLAEGQSLAYGALPGDGALLDRTGAPVAEGFAPVVMGSVRRAVGPLTGTPGWRVTAVDAAGTAAAVLHEQQPQVAPSVTVTPDPATQAAAQAAVDGVGQAAVLLAVQPSTGELLAVAQNAVADGQGPIALQNFFEPGSTFKVVTATAALTAGTANADTPLDCPGAATIGTRRITNEDSFELGTVPMRRAFAASCNTSFGKLAADLPADALPTAASYFGLMSDFSVAGITTNTGKVPAAGSTAARVEAGIGQGEVLTTPFGMALAAATVAQGRTPVPRLLRDTPTEGQQPPALPGGVVTALRSMMAEVVTGGTARELAGFAGVRGKTGTAQFGDGTRSHGWFMGYRGDVAFSVLVVDGGSSKVAVGATAAFLGGL
- a CDS encoding helix-turn-helix domain-containing protein — encoded protein: MADLKKGARITGATRDKLAADLKKKYEKGASIRALAESTGRSYGFVHRVLSESGVQLRGRGGATRTKKK
- a CDS encoding ABC transporter ATP-binding protein; amino-acid sequence: MDGSWGLMRSAMRASEAPRGVRRDTVWRVWGFARPHRRRLTLFLLLTVVSAVLAVSTPVLAGQVVDAVVGGRDVSVVVWLAVVIALIAVVDAGLGLVERWQSARIGEGLIFDLRRAVFEHVQRMPVAFFTRTRTGALVSRLNNDVIGAQRAFTSTLSGVVTNVIQLGLSLGVMFTLSWQVTALALLLLPVFVLPARRMGTRMADLQREAATLNAGMTTQMTERFSAPGATLVKLFGRPGAELREFADRAERVRDIGVRTAMATRWFLTGLTLVSALAQALVYGLGGYLALTGHLAAGTVVSLALLLTRLYTPLTALANARVDVMTALVSFERVFEVLDLDPMIKDRPGAADLPDGPVRVEFDDVRFAYPSADKVSLASLEDVSTLDARGGEEVLHGISFTVDPGQLVALVGSSGAGKSTIASLVPRLYDVDSGAIRLSGVDVRELASDSVRGAVGVVTQDGHLFHDTIRANLRYPRPDATDDELRDALRRARLDTLVDSLPDGLDTVVGERGYRLSGGERQRLTIARLLLARPRVVILDEATAHLDSESEAAVQAALTEALRGRTALVIAHRLSTVRAADQILVVEAGRVVERGTHAGLLAAGGRYAELYRTQFDEPDAPEAAPEPAPGLLPGPAQRPPRNAAVAPTATFDDPPSTTSTENATSPR
- a CDS encoding enoyl-CoA hydratase/isomerase family protein — its product is MSAPTAIDADLLERGGVRLVVDGARATITLDRPDVLNAQTPSTWVALRTIGEQLGPDVRLVVVRGSGRAFSAGLDRRMFTGEPVDGEPGLAEITRRGPEEGAALIAEFQRGFSWLRDPSRVTIAAVHGHAIGAGFQLALACDFRVAADDVQFCMAETGLGLVPDLGGTQPLVRLVGYSRAADICLTGRRVGAEEAHRIGLANTVVPREDLDEAVDTLAAAVLRPLPGAVTETLALLASAADGAAEEEQLAAERTAQLRRLAELAALAGGR
- a CDS encoding SIS domain-containing protein, with amino-acid sequence MTTETVTGSDYGDVVRAHLTRVEQQNAAALDDVAELVLASVRADGMVLAAGAGHSLAAVAETFYRAGGLACVRPVYHPELLPMHGAVSSTSAERRSGLAAEVLRETRPAAHDVLFVFSTSGVNPYPVELAGLAADAGCPVVAVTSVAASALAPRRAGTTLAETATVVLDNMVPPGDATYPPANPVTAAVSTLATTFLWNLVMVRLFDKAGEAGVSLPLWRSANVEGGDQANADLLRKYQTRVPQLG